The Aurantiacibacter arachoides genome window below encodes:
- a CDS encoding ABC transporter substrate-binding protein yields MKALAAVLLLLAGGCAAAPPHFAGDRATIVSLNPCADAILAEVAAPGQLLAISHYSKDPAASSMEAGQAARFPATGGTAEEVIALAPDMVVADIFLAPATRAALEGAGIRVETVGIVSDLDQSLTQIRQLVALTGEGARGETLAARMTEAWEASAFDGPPIDTLLWQEGGIVPGEATLAANLLAHTGFALHSAARGLGQGAYLPLEQVLADPPELVLAAGDERMLSHPVLGRVDGLRYERLDGNLLFCGGPTIPRALARLRAIRAQAG; encoded by the coding sequence GTGAAGGCGCTGGCCGCCGTGCTGCTGCTGCTGGCAGGCGGCTGCGCGGCGGCGCCGCCGCACTTCGCAGGCGATCGCGCGACGATCGTCAGCCTCAACCCCTGTGCCGACGCGATCCTTGCCGAGGTTGCCGCGCCGGGCCAGCTGCTGGCGATCTCGCACTACAGCAAGGACCCGGCGGCAAGCTCGATGGAGGCCGGCCAGGCGGCTCGTTTTCCCGCGACCGGGGGCACGGCGGAGGAAGTCATCGCGCTCGCGCCCGACATGGTCGTGGCGGACATCTTCCTTGCCCCTGCCACTCGCGCCGCGCTGGAGGGTGCGGGCATCCGGGTGGAAACCGTGGGCATCGTCAGCGATCTGGACCAAAGCCTGACGCAGATCCGCCAACTGGTAGCGCTGACTGGCGAGGGGGCGCGCGGCGAAACGCTTGCGGCACGCATGACCGAGGCATGGGAGGCGAGCGCCTTTGACGGCCCGCCGATCGACACGCTTTTATGGCAGGAAGGCGGCATCGTTCCGGGCGAGGCGACGCTTGCGGCCAATCTGCTGGCGCACACCGGTTTCGCGCTCCACAGCGCCGCGCGCGGGCTTGGGCAGGGGGCCTACCTGCCGCTGGAGCAGGTGCTGGCCGATCCGCCGGAACTCGTGCTCGCGGCCGGCGACGAGCGGATGCTGAGCCATCCCGTGCTGGGCCGCGTCGACGGTCTCCGGTACGAACGGCTCGACGGGAACCTGCTGTTCTGCGGCGGGCCGACCATTCCGCGGGCGCTTGCACGATTGCGGGCGATCAGGGCGCAGGCGGGATGA
- a CDS encoding FecCD family ABC transporter permease, whose product MTRSSLVLLVLLAVAVPLSLLAGRVWIDPASTPNAALILADLRLPRAVLALTIGAGLGAAGAAMQGYLRNPLADPGLFGIAPGAALGAVLALFLGVSAAWMLPAFALAGAGGGMALLALIAGRTASPSNGIALFTLAGMMIASLAGALTSLVISLAPNAFAMSSIVTWLMGALTDRSWADVAIAAPLTLAGVALLLRAGTALDALTLGEAAARSLGVEPRRLLWLMVGGTALTVGSGVAVAGIIGFVGLIVPHLVRPLTDRRPSRLIVPSALAGALLVLVADVVCRVLPLVTELRLGIALSLIGAPFFLWLLIRMRRGLA is encoded by the coding sequence ATGACCCGCTCTTCCCTCGTGCTGCTGGTGCTGCTGGCCGTGGCCGTGCCGCTTTCGTTGCTGGCGGGCCGCGTGTGGATCGACCCGGCCTCCACCCCCAACGCCGCGCTGATCCTGGCCGACCTGCGCCTGCCGCGCGCAGTGCTGGCACTGACCATCGGCGCGGGGCTGGGCGCGGCCGGGGCGGCGATGCAGGGATACCTGCGCAATCCGCTCGCCGATCCGGGCCTGTTCGGCATTGCGCCCGGTGCGGCGCTCGGCGCGGTGCTGGCGCTGTTTCTTGGAGTGAGCGCGGCGTGGATGCTGCCCGCCTTTGCGCTGGCCGGTGCGGGCGGGGGCATGGCCCTCCTCGCGCTGATCGCCGGGCGCACCGCCAGCCCGTCGAACGGCATCGCGCTGTTCACGCTGGCGGGGATGATGATCGCCAGCCTGGCGGGCGCGCTGACCAGCCTCGTCATCAGCCTGGCGCCCAATGCCTTTGCCATGAGTTCGATCGTCACCTGGCTGATGGGCGCGCTGACCGACAGGAGCTGGGCCGACGTCGCGATTGCCGCTCCGCTGACGCTGGCGGGCGTGGCGCTGCTCTTGCGGGCCGGAACCGCGCTCGACGCGCTTACGCTGGGGGAGGCGGCGGCACGGTCGTTGGGCGTGGAGCCGCGCCGGTTGCTGTGGCTGATGGTCGGCGGCACCGCGCTCACCGTGGGTAGCGGCGTGGCGGTGGCAGGCATCATCGGGTTCGTGGGGTTGATCGTGCCGCATCTGGTGCGCCCGCTTACCGATCGCCGCCCCTCGCGCCTGATCGTGCCGAGTGCGCTGGCGGGCGCGCTGCTGGTGCTGGTGGCGGACGTGGTGTGCCGGGTGCTGCCGCTGGTGACGGAGCTGCGGCTGGGCATCGCGCTGAGCCTGATCGGCGCGCCGTTCTTCCTCTGGCTGCTGATCCGCATGCGGCGGGGCCTCGCATGA
- a CDS encoding ABC transporter ATP-binding protein, producing MTLAVRGVALAGRLTDVAATLGTGTITAICGPNGAGKSTLLGVLAGLLDADDGEVLLGDRSLAGLRPRDRARAVGYLPQSGEVAWDVSVASLVALGRLPHGDGDSTGGRAAIAHAFAACDLQGFAGRPVSTLSGGEKARALLARVLAGEPQWILADEPLAALDLAHQASLLRVLRAEARAGRGVAVVVHDLAVAMNHADRVLVLDRGVLVADDAPAAALAEGVIARVWGVDAQWVGEPGAHALVVRP from the coding sequence ATGACGCTGGCTGTGCGCGGGGTGGCGCTGGCGGGGCGGCTGACGGATGTTGCCGCGACGCTTGGTACGGGAACAATAACCGCGATCTGCGGGCCGAACGGAGCGGGCAAATCGACACTGCTTGGCGTGCTGGCGGGGCTGCTCGATGCTGACGACGGAGAGGTGTTGCTGGGGGATCGCTCGCTGGCAGGGCTGCGCCCGCGCGACCGGGCGCGTGCCGTGGGATACCTGCCGCAGTCGGGTGAGGTCGCCTGGGACGTCAGCGTCGCCAGCCTCGTCGCGCTGGGCCGCCTGCCGCATGGCGATGGTGACAGCACGGGAGGCAGGGCGGCGATCGCCCATGCGTTCGCGGCGTGCGACTTGCAGGGTTTCGCAGGCCGGCCGGTTTCGACGCTATCCGGCGGTGAAAAGGCGCGGGCCTTGCTGGCGCGTGTGCTGGCGGGAGAGCCGCAGTGGATCCTTGCCGACGAACCGCTCGCCGCGCTCGACCTTGCCCATCAGGCATCCCTGCTGCGGGTTCTGCGTGCCGAGGCCCGGGCTGGTCGCGGCGTCGCCGTGGTGGTCCACGATCTGGCCGTCGCGATGAACCACGCCGATCGCGTGCTGGTGCTCGACCGGGGCGTGCTGGTCGCGGACGATGCGCCCGCGGCGGCACTGGCAGAGGGCGTGATCGCCCGTGTCTGGGGTGTCGATGCGCAATGGGTGGGGGAGCCGGGCGCCCATGCGCTGGTGGTAAGGCCATGA
- a CDS encoding GCN5-related N-acetyltransferase: MTRETVTARWFALTRVDLPAVAGERDWPVRLDHCFQRILLDNAIGRPWREAIAAPAYRNAPDEVLQAAIALGEAVLAGSADLPALNRRSLALRGKLRA, encoded by the coding sequence ATGACGCGCGAGACCGTCACGGCCCGCTGGTTCGCGCTGACCCGCGTGGACCTGCCCGCCGTCGCCGGGGAACGCGACTGGCCCGTGCGACTCGACCATTGCTTCCAGCGCATCCTGCTCGACAACGCGATCGGCCGGCCCTGGCGGGAGGCCATTGCCGCGCCCGCCTATCGCAATGCACCGGACGAGGTGCTGCAAGCCGCCATCGCCCTGGGCGAGGCGGTGCTGGCGGGTTCGGCGGATCTGCCGGCGCTCAACCGTCGCTCGCTGGCCCTGCGCGGCAAGTTGCGGGCATAG
- a CDS encoding M3 family metallopeptidase: MRKLPLLTSTMLMAFAAAGCTTTMPEGDMAVSDPMAYNPQIPTATSIFAEPSPLPFHAPQFNLVDDTSWQGVIEEAIEIQMAEIEAIANNPNPPTFQNTIVALEESGKVYSRATAPFDQLVSANTNDVLNAADAELAPQRAALSSAIYLNPRLFARVKSVYDNRGSMRMTPEATMLLQTTYADFVHEGAQLAPAAQTELRQINERLSALQAEISTDITDGAAAGAIVVNTREELAGLSDGQIAAAAAAANERGQRGKYMLSLSNTTSQPLLGQLQNRSVRERLYAASIARNQSGANNTLPNIAEIIRLRTRIAELFGAPDYATWQMYDRFAQNPETAINFMTQMVPALRATQDREAGVLQARARQDGETFTLQPWDWPYYAEIVRRERYALDNEELKQYFVVENVLEDGIFYMANQLYGLTFEKRNDLPVYDDSITVYTVRDADGSDLALFYFDPFARDNKSGGAWMNNYVEQSRSMNMRPVISNTLNIVPPAEGQPALATWDDVTTMFHEFGHALHGMFADQEFTSLSGTNTARDWVEFPSQFHEPFAARPEVMQRYARHWQTGEVIPDRLVQAIDRSSRFDQGYSFGEVISASLLDMEWHALSPDEVPTDVMAFEQQALGGLGLRTDLVPPRYKTPYFRHIWNHGYQAGYYSYTWTEMLAHDAYEYVVENGGMNRRMGDRIRRTFLGQGHSKSYDEMYRDFTGHAPRVEPLLEARGLVAADDGTQADISATGAE, encoded by the coding sequence ATGCGCAAGTTGCCCCTGCTCACCTCCACGATGCTGATGGCCTTTGCCGCCGCCGGCTGCACCACCACCATGCCCGAGGGCGATATGGCGGTATCCGATCCCATGGCGTACAATCCGCAGATCCCGACGGCGACCAGCATCTTTGCCGAACCGTCGCCGCTGCCTTTCCACGCGCCGCAGTTCAACCTGGTCGACGATACCTCGTGGCAGGGCGTGATCGAGGAAGCGATCGAGATCCAGATGGCCGAGATCGAAGCCATCGCCAACAATCCCAACCCGCCGACGTTCCAGAACACCATCGTGGCGCTGGAAGAATCCGGCAAGGTCTATTCCCGTGCCACCGCGCCGTTCGATCAGCTGGTGAGCGCCAACACCAATGACGTGCTGAACGCCGCCGACGCCGAACTCGCTCCGCAGCGCGCCGCGCTGTCGAGCGCAATTTATCTGAACCCCCGGCTCTTCGCCCGTGTGAAATCCGTCTACGACAACCGCGGCTCCATGCGCATGACGCCCGAGGCGACCATGCTGCTGCAGACGACCTACGCCGACTTCGTCCACGAAGGCGCGCAGCTAGCCCCGGCCGCGCAGACCGAGCTTCGCCAGATCAACGAGCGGCTCTCCGCCCTGCAGGCCGAGATCAGCACCGACATCACCGATGGCGCAGCGGCCGGCGCGATCGTGGTGAATACGCGCGAGGAACTGGCCGGCCTTTCGGACGGGCAAATCGCCGCTGCAGCCGCCGCTGCCAACGAGCGCGGACAACGTGGCAAGTACATGCTCAGCCTGTCGAACACGACCAGCCAGCCGCTGCTCGGCCAGTTGCAGAACCGCTCCGTGCGCGAACGGCTCTATGCCGCCAGCATCGCCCGCAACCAGAGCGGCGCGAACAACACGCTGCCCAATATCGCCGAGATCATTCGCCTGCGCACGCGCATTGCCGAACTGTTCGGCGCGCCCGACTATGCCACCTGGCAGATGTACGATCGCTTCGCCCAGAACCCGGAAACCGCGATCAACTTCATGACGCAGATGGTCCCCGCCCTGCGCGCCACGCAGGATCGTGAGGCCGGCGTACTGCAGGCCCGTGCGCGTCAGGATGGCGAGACCTTCACGCTCCAGCCGTGGGACTGGCCGTATTATGCCGAGATCGTCCGGCGTGAACGGTACGCGCTCGATAACGAGGAATTGAAGCAGTACTTCGTGGTCGAGAACGTGCTGGAAGACGGCATCTTCTACATGGCCAACCAGCTGTACGGCCTGACCTTCGAAAAGCGCAACGACCTGCCTGTCTACGACGACAGCATCACGGTCTATACCGTGCGCGACGCCGACGGTTCGGACCTGGCGCTGTTCTACTTCGACCCATTCGCGCGCGACAACAAGTCGGGCGGGGCCTGGATGAACAACTATGTCGAGCAGAGCCGTTCGATGAACATGCGCCCGGTCATCTCCAACACGCTCAACATCGTGCCGCCCGCCGAAGGGCAGCCGGCGCTGGCGACGTGGGACGATGTCACGACCATGTTCCACGAATTCGGCCACGCACTGCATGGCATGTTCGCCGACCAGGAGTTCACCTCCCTCTCGGGCACGAACACCGCCCGCGACTGGGTGGAATTCCCCAGCCAGTTCCACGAGCCTTTCGCCGCCCGCCCCGAGGTGATGCAGCGTTACGCCCGTCACTGGCAGACCGGTGAGGTCATCCCCGACCGGCTGGTCCAGGCAATCGACCGGTCCAGCCGGTTCGACCAGGGCTACAGCTTCGGCGAGGTCATCTCCGCTTCGCTGCTGGACATGGAATGGCACGCGCTCTCGCCCGACGAGGTGCCGACCGACGTGATGGCCTTCGAGCAACAGGCGCTGGGCGGGCTCGGGCTGCGCACCGACCTCGTGCCGCCGCGCTACAAGACGCCGTACTTCCGGCACATCTGGAACCACGGTTACCAGGCTGGCTACTACAGCTACACCTGGACCGAGATGCTGGCCCACGATGCCTACGAATACGTGGTCGAGAATGGCGGCATGAACCGCCGCATGGGCGATCGCATCCGCCGCACCTTCCTCGGCCAGGGCCATTCGAAGAGCTACGACGAGATGTACCGCGACTTCACCGGCCATGCACCGCGGGTCGAGCCGCTGCTGGAAGCCCGCGGCCTGGTCGCTGCCGACGATGGCACGCAGGCGGACATTTCGGCTACCGGCGCCGAGTAA